The window TGATAGACCTTGGTTATTATTACAACAGCATTGGCAGAAAACAAATAGACTAGCATGGAACGTAAAAGAATATTAATTACCGGAGCAGCTGGTTTTTTGGGATCACACCTTTGCGATCGTTTTATTAAGGAAGGTTATCATGTTATTGGAATGGATAACCTGATCACGGGAGATCTGGCCAATATCGATCATCTTTTTCCTTTGGAGAATTTCGAGTTTTATAACCACGACGTTTCCAAGTTTGTACACATTCCGGGAAAATTGGATTATATTTTGCATTTCGCATCACCGGCAAGCCCGATTGATTATCTGAAAATTCCTATCCAAACCTTAAAAGTTGGTTCATTGGGAACACATAATCTATTAGGACTGGCCAGAAATAAAGGCGCAAGAATGCTGATCGCCTCGACTTCCGAAGTATATGGCGATCCGAATGTAAATCCTCAACCTGAAGAATACTGGGGAAATGTAAATCCTGTTGGCCCACGTGGCGTTTATGATGAAGCGAAACGTTTTCAGGAAGCGATTACCATGGCTTACCATACTTTCCACGGTTTAGAAACCAGGATTATCAGGATTTTTAATACTTACGGACCAAGGATGCGATTGAATGACGGGCGGGTTTTGCCTGCATTTATTGGACAGGCGCTTAGGGGTGAAGATCTTACCATTTTTGGAGATGGAAGCCAAACGAGATCTTTCTGTTATGTTGATGATTTGATCGAAGGAATATATCGTTTACTGATGAGTGATTATGCGCAGCCCGTAAACATTGGCAATCCTGATGAGATTACCATTAAGCAGTTTTGCGAAGAAATTATTAAATTGACAGGAACTTCTCAAAAGATAGTTTATAAGGAGCTTCCTCAGGATGATCCAAAACAACGCCAACCAGATATTACCAAAGCCAGGGCTTTATTAAACTGGGAGCCGAAAGTGGGCAGGGCAGAAGGATTAAAAATTACCTATGAATACTTTAAGTCGCTGCCAAAAACGGCATTAGACAAAATTGAACATAAAGATTTTACCACATTTAACCGTTAGGATGACGAAAATATTAGTAACTGGAGGAACAGGTTATATTGGTTCTCACACCGTAGTAGAATTACATAACGCTGGTTATGAGGTTGTTATTTTAGATAACCTTTCTAACTCCAATATTAAAATTTTAACACAACTGCATGCCATTACAGGTAAATGGTTCAATTTTAATGAAATTGATTTGCAGGATCAGGATGCAGTACAAAAATTTGCAGAAGAAAATGGAGATATTACCGGTATCATCCATTTTGCTGCTTATAAAGCTGTTGGGGAATCTGTTGAACAGCCCTTAAAATATTATAAAAATAATTTCTACGGATTAATAAATCTCCTTACTTCATTCAATAGAAAAATAGATTTTGTATTTTCATCTTCTTGCACCGTTTATGGCCAGCCAGATAGTT is drawn from Pedobacter mucosus and contains these coding sequences:
- a CDS encoding UDP-glucuronic acid decarboxylase family protein, giving the protein MERKRILITGAAGFLGSHLCDRFIKEGYHVIGMDNLITGDLANIDHLFPLENFEFYNHDVSKFVHIPGKLDYILHFASPASPIDYLKIPIQTLKVGSLGTHNLLGLARNKGARMLIASTSEVYGDPNVNPQPEEYWGNVNPVGPRGVYDEAKRFQEAITMAYHTFHGLETRIIRIFNTYGPRMRLNDGRVLPAFIGQALRGEDLTIFGDGSQTRSFCYVDDLIEGIYRLLMSDYAQPVNIGNPDEITIKQFCEEIIKLTGTSQKIVYKELPQDDPKQRQPDITKARALLNWEPKVGRAEGLKITYEYFKSLPKTALDKIEHKDFTTFNR